A stretch of DNA from Bacillota bacterium:
ATCTCTCAAAACCTGTATTTTTATCATTGTTGCTAATCCATATACTTTTTTCTTATTGCTGTTAATTCCACCTGCTATTCTTCAATTTGTACCGATTGCTCTTCAGTTTGTACTGATGAGCCTTCCTGTACTGATAATTCTTGAGCTGATGCCCCCTCAGTAACTATTCTCTCAATTTGGACTCTAGTATAAGGCTGCCTGTGTCCTTGTTTTCTTCTATAGTTTTTCTTTGGCTTATATTTAAATACAATGATTTTTTTATGCTTTCCATGCCCTAGAACTCTGGCTTCTACCATAACATTATCCAACAAAGGCTTTCCAAAAGTAACTACACCTTCTTTAGAAAGTGCCAGCACCTTTTCAAAAGTAACTATAGAACCTTCTTCAGCCGATATCCTATCAACAAACAACACATCACCTTCCTGCACCTTATACTGTTTTCCGCCCGTTTCTATAACTGCATACATATGCAAACACCTCCTCCTGCCAGTCTCGCCATTCAAAAGGCAGCAGCGCAAAAATCTTATTAATTTTACGCATACTTTAAATAAAGGCCTTTAATGAGCGGCTACCGTGATATTCTAACACATTATACGATTAATGTCAATCTGTCGGTTTTCAATTTGTCGGTTTTCAATTTTTTCGCAGGCTAAAGACAAACCAGTCTTTTTACCTGTTCCGCTACAGTAAGGACATTCATCAATAAAAATTGAAGAAAGATCGCAACTGACTTTTTTTCTTGTCATTTCAATAAGTCCTAATTCGGTCATACCAATTACTGTTGTTTTTGTTCTATCTTTTTTCAATGCATTTTTTAATTCATCTATAACCATTTTTTTATGCATTTGGTTATTCATATCTATAAAATCAATTATAATAATACCGCCAATATCTCTAAGCCTTAACTGCTTTGCAATCTCATTGGCAGCCTCCAGGTTCGTTTTGAGGACAGTATTCTCAAGGTTATCTGCACCAACGTATTTGCCCGTGTTAACATCTATAACCGTAAGAGCTTCAGTACGGTCAATAATAATATATCCGCCACACTTCAACCAGACTTTTCTTGAAAGCGCTTTTTGCAGCCTATAATCAATATAATAATAGTCAAACAGGCTCTTGCTTTTATCAAAACACTCCACTCTATCCTTTAGTGAAGGAGAAATCATACCAACATATTCAATTGCATTTACATACTGTTCACTGTCATTAATTATAAATTTGTCTATATTGGGAGTAAAAAAATCCCTTATAGCCCTGTAAAGCAAGTTATGATCCCTATGTATACATCTTGGTACACACCCCTTCGCTTCTTTTTGTTGTATTGTTTCCCATAACCTTATTAAAAAATTCATATCATTTTGAAAGTCTTCCTCACTCTTTCCTTCTGCTACAGTTCTTATAATTAACCCCATATTTTCAGGCTTTATTTTTTCAGCAATTTTCTTTAGCCTGCTTCTTTCCCATTCATTTTCAATTCTTCTTGATACTCCTACATAATCTGCATTAGGTAATAAAACCAAATATC
This window harbors:
- the rplU gene encoding 50S ribosomal protein L21; this encodes MYAVIETGGKQYKVQEGDVLFVDRISAEEGSIVTFEKVLALSKEGVVTFGKPLLDNVMVEARVLGHGKHKKIIVFKYKPKKNYRRKQGHRQPYTRVQIERIVTEGASAQELSVQEGSSVQTEEQSVQIEE
- a CDS encoding Rne/Rng family ribonuclease, which encodes MANEILVEVLPEETKVAVLENRELVEIYIERSDQRRMVGNIYRGKVSSVLPGMQAAFVDIGYSKNAFLYVSDAVCNHYYNSRYNGGNGETDEEDEIYTDYRGPNISELLTSGQEITVQVIKGPSGNKGPRITTHITLPGRYLVLLPNADYVGVSRRIENEWERSRLKKIAEKIKPENMGLIIRTVAEGKSEEDFQNDMNFLIRLWETIQQKEAKGCVPRCIHRDHNLLYRAIRDFFTPNIDKFIINDSEQYVNAIEYVGMISPSLKDRVECFDKSKSLFDYYYIDYRLQKALSRKVWLKCGGYIIIDRTEALTVIDVNTGKYVGADNLENTVLKTNLEAANEIAKQLRLRDIGGIIIIDFIDMNNQMHKKMVIDELKNALKKDRTKTTVIGMTELGLIEMTRKKVSCDLSSIFIDECPYCSGTGKKTGLSLACEKIENRQIENRQIDINRIMC